The genome window TAACCATTAATAGCCCCAACTTATTTTATTCAGTCTATTCAGATATTTTTGTCCTTCATTCGGCTCAATCATTTTTACAAAATTAGCCATTCCAAAGAGATACTCTTTAAAATATGACTTTTCTTCATTCTTTATCTCTTTAAGATGACTATAAACTCCGTATTTTTCACAATAATAAATATGCTGTTCTAACTTCTTTTTATACTTTCTTTTTACTTTAACAGTCTCACCGACCATTAGACCAGTGATTTCTTTGTAAGGGATATTCTCCTGTATTCTCATTTTATTCAAATTTACATTAAAATTCTCACTTTCTATTATATTAACAATATATGGAATAAGACCCTTTATTTTCCCATCCCCAGAAATAGTTATATCATCAGCATATCTCGAATACCTATATCCAAGATTTAGTACAAGATTTGAAATTCGCTTATCCAAAATATTACATAATATATTAGCTATACATGGACTTGATGGTGCTCCTTGTGGGAGTGTTCCATTATATGTACATAGTTTAGCTAGAGAGTAAGATATCTCCTTAGTATAACCATTACTATGGAAGAGAAGAAAAACTTGTTCAAACTTTATACTTGGGAAAAAATCCTTTATATCAAAATTAATTACTGAGGGTTGATTAACATGCAAAGAAGCATTATCCTTTATATTTCTATCACGTACAAACCCATATGCAGATTCACTTATTGAAAATCTGTATAGAATATTATCTAGTATCCAACGCTGAATTTCTTTCAAATGAAGGCTCGGCATTGTAATTTTTCTAATCCCACCATTTGACTTAGGTAGATTATGTTCAGTATAAAAACCATCTGAACTAACTATATAATAACTCAATTTTTGTATATCTATACCAATTAATAAGGATAGATGTTTTTTATCAAATATTACAGGTAAGTCCTTATTAATCAGCCCTTGCGCATAATTTAAGCAGGCATTTTGATAACGCACTCCATAACCTGACTCAATTAATTTTTCTCTCAGCCTATTTATATAGTTCATTTTATCCCTCATAAATGTCGGTAGTTTCTACCCGTAAAAATAATTACTAGTACTATTCATGTAATAAAATTTAAATAAACATACTTATAACAATCTATCAGACAATTTATTGTATGATACTGCAAATTTATTTGCAGTTGGAGAATTTAGCGATCTTCTAAACTCTCCAGATCAATTAAGAAACATTAGTAAGGGTAGAGACTCTCTACCCGAATCTAGAAATCTACCGACTAGTACTATTTTACTTTATTTTTTTCATAAAACCAACTGGAACATATACTTCATCTAAATCCATCTGCTTATTTCCAATAACACTCGTAATCTCGAAACTATCATAATAATTAATTTCATAAAGACCATGTTCTTTTAACAACTCTATGGATTTTTCAGAAAGTTTATAATGCTTATCAAATATTAGTAAACCTTCACTTTGAAACCTTTCAATTACAAGCAGTATTTGTTGTTTATCAAAACCAAAATTATTACCAATTTCCATATACGAGTAACTCGCCTTAACAGTATTAAAATAAACAAGCAGTATTAAGTCCTTATAATTATTACTCATTTTTTTCTCCTCTTGCTTTTTCCGACTGTAAAGTTTTGTTTGTTTTTCCCTCTTTTAGGTAGAGTGAACCTCTTAAAAAGAGTATTCCATTCCTTTAGTTTTCCGAAATCAGAATGATACCAGAAGGAACTTAGAGTATTGTTCGGTATGTTGTGGTAAAATCCAATAATTAATTGGCTGTCTTTAAACCCCATAATATTTCTATTGCCTTTCCCCCAAATTTCTTCTTCAAACTTGCTAAGTAAAATTCTTTTATCATCTTTTAGAGTGGGGTGCTCGGTGAATATTTTACCGTATGTTTTCTCCACCTTCACTTGTATATCTAAGTTTTCTTTGCTTCGATACTGTTCTATGGCTTGTAATGCTGAATCTGTCGCTGCTAATAGATTAATAATTATTTTTTTTCCATCTAGTTTTTCCTTATATTCTCTTAAAAAATCTGTTATTGTTTTTCCTGATCCGGATATGTCGTCAAAAAATACAGCAATTTTAATATACTCATCATCTTCTATATCTTCAATATTTTTTTTTATAGTTTCTTCGTATATTTGAATTCCATGTTCTCTTACTATTTCTCTTATGAGCATTGTCATTTCATCTGAGCTATTAGTTTTTCCACTTTGAGAAGGAAGTGAAAATATAGCAATATCATCTAAACTATTACTATGTAATATTTCGGATAATTGCTTTAATAACAACCTTTTCACTTCTGTTTTCGGAAAAAATTCAAACTCACTAAAAAGTTGTATTAATATTTCTCTTACAACTTCTGATTCAGTATTATCAATCCACTTATAAAACTTATCTTTGATATCTATTAAAAAATACTCTTCTTCACCATACTTTTCTATAAATTTTTTAATTATTTCCTCATTATTCATACGTCACCTGCTTTTTTTTTAAAAGTAACCTTTATTGTTGAATAGTAGCTTATTTCTTCCAGCCTAGTCCTCTTAATTTACTAAAAACAGTATTTTATAATGATTTCCAACTATTTAATAGGCTATATGAATTAAATCTAATTAAGGAGCCAGTCTAAAAACAAGCCCTACTTGTGGTACGGTTCCCCCCGATTTATCTTGACCGCACGATAAATCTGCTCCACCAACACCAGCCGCATAAGCTGATGCGGCAGGGTCATGCGCCCGAAGCTCAAGCGCTGCTTCGCGCGGCGCAACACCTCATCGGAGAGCCCATGGCTTCCTCCGATAACAAACACGACATGGCTCGTCCCATACGTGCCGAGCTTGTCGATCTCCAATGCCAGCTCCTCGGAACTCCAGAGCTGGCCATCCAAAGCGAGCGCGACAACATGCGCCTCGCTCTTCACATGCGCGAGGATGCGTTCGCCCTCGCGCTCTTTCACCGCCCGAACCTCAGCTTCGCTCAGGGTATCGGGCGCCTTTTCGTCTGCGACCTCGATCATCTGAAACTTGATGTACGGGGCGAGCCGCTTGGCATATTCCTGAATGCCCAGCGTGAGATATTTTTCCTTCAATTTGCCTACGCCAATAATCTGAATAAACATAAAACCCATTCCTCCTAAATTATCTTGCTTGCACAATATTCTTTCTATAAGTAAGATGCTTCACAGCATCGTTCGTTCCAACGGTAATTATACCTATCCTACATATTCCTCCAAATTCTAACGAAACTCACACACCTTATTCAGCCCCATTGCGGCTCCTTTAAAATCTAACGAATCCAAAACACGCTATTTCTCACCAAACGAGCACTCTCCACCACTTTCAAGGCCATTTCAGCAATATAACGTGTCTACGATTCGTTAGATTTCAACCAGGCGGTATTTTCCACGAATAAGGTGCGTCAGGTTCGTTAGCGGTGCTACTCGATCGATCCATAACCACGTCCCTACCCACATCGCTGTCACCCGACATCACGTTCCCCAAGCCCGAGCTTCTATCTCTATTACCAACGCACCTTGCACGTTTGCTACAACCTGGCTCACCCCAACTCGGAACTTGGCGCCTATTTCCTTAATCTTCTCCTACTGTCCCTACTCCACCGTCAGCACCTACAACCCTCGCCCAACTCCAAGCTTCCTACCAACACCCCACCAAATCTCCCACAAAGACAAAAAGAGCGCTTATCACGCTCTCCTTGGCTTCTTGCTGTGATGTTCATACCGGATGGATATTCAGCCCGGGCGCCACCTTAATCGCGCCTACAGCCGTCTAAGTCCTACAGTACGCTAAACGACGAGGAATTCCGCGTGCTGTTCGCACTCTGCGCACTTCGCAGGCGGGTCCCAATCGGCAAATTCCGTCTCCTTTAGATCAACGATATCTGGAGCGTCCTCATACTCATCGACAAACATGTCGATGGCAATGTCCACGTGTTCTTTGCATACA of Paenibacillus sp. FSL R5-0517 contains these proteins:
- a CDS encoding CxxH/CxxC protein gives rise to the protein MYVVCKEHVDIAIDMFVDEYEDAPDIVDLKETEFADWDPPAKCAECEQHAEFLVV
- the rlmH gene encoding 23S rRNA (pseudouridine(1915)-N(3))-methyltransferase RlmH: MFIQIIGVGKLKEKYLTLGIQEYAKRLAPYIKFQMIEVADEKAPDTLSEAEVRAVKEREGERILAHVKSEAHVVALALDGQLWSSEELALEIDKLGTYGTSHVVFVIGGSHGLSDEVLRRAKQRLSFGRMTLPHQLMRLVLVEQIYRAVKINRGEPYHK
- a CDS encoding reverse transcriptase family protein encodes the protein MNYINRLREKLIESGYGVRYQNACLNYAQGLINKDLPVIFDKKHLSLLIGIDIQKLSYYIVSSDGFYTEHNLPKSNGGIRKITMPSLHLKEIQRWILDNILYRFSISESAYGFVRDRNIKDNASLHVNQPSVINFDIKDFFPSIKFEQVFLLFHSNGYTKEISYSLAKLCTYNGTLPQGAPSSPCIANILCNILDKRISNLVLNLGYRYSRYADDITISGDGKIKGLIPYIVNIIESENFNVNLNKMRIQENIPYKEITGLMVGETVKVKRKYKKKLEQHIYYCEKYGVYSHLKEIKNEEKSYFKEYLFGMANFVKMIEPNEGQKYLNRLNKISWGY